In Archangium lipolyticum, the following are encoded in one genomic region:
- the sppA gene encoding signal peptide peptidase SppA, whose protein sequence is MKRFIIGSLAAVGALSLLFFGAVVGLAILGAASKPGVPSGPMVLELELDEPLVEYLPEDSLASAFGQERMTVRDVVDALEKAGGDERVKALVVRLNGTPGSTAVVQELRDAVKAFRAKGKKAVAYADTFGEGGSGTGAYYLASAFDEIYLQPSGDVSVVGAAIETPFAREAFAKLGVKPRIGQRYEYKNAVNTYTEQTYTPEHREATERFLTSMFGQMVKGVAEDRKLSEEQVKAAIDAAPLLGKAAVEAKLVDGLMYRDEVYAKVKEEAGKEARLLYLEKYLERAGRPNTTGPTVALIYGAGGIARGKSSTNPMSGEVTMGSESVAAAFRKAAEDDKVKAIIFRVDSPGGSYVASDTVRREVQRAREKGKPVIVTMGTYAASGGYFVSMDADKIVAQPGTLTGSIGVFGGKMVTADLWEKLGVNWEPLGVGKNATMYSTDLDFTPEQLAKNDAFLDRVYEDFTAKAAEGRKMPVEKLREVAKGRVWTGEDAKERGLVDELGGYAVALKLAKEAAKLEGGVKVETFPRKKSPAEVLSELLGQQKEESSDDEGTGVKVTAPWEPVLEQTRALYQLGVKLGVVSEKRQVLSAPVPDTTW, encoded by the coding sequence ATGAAACGCTTCATCATCGGTTCGCTCGCGGCAGTGGGCGCGCTGAGCCTTCTCTTCTTTGGAGCCGTGGTGGGGCTCGCCATCCTGGGGGCGGCGAGCAAGCCGGGGGTGCCGTCGGGCCCGATGGTGTTGGAGCTGGAGCTGGACGAGCCGCTGGTGGAGTACCTGCCGGAGGACTCGCTGGCGAGCGCGTTCGGGCAGGAGCGGATGACGGTGCGGGACGTGGTGGACGCGCTGGAGAAGGCGGGGGGTGACGAGCGGGTGAAGGCGCTGGTGGTGCGGCTCAACGGCACCCCGGGGAGCACGGCGGTGGTGCAGGAGCTGAGGGACGCGGTGAAGGCGTTCCGGGCGAAGGGGAAGAAGGCGGTGGCGTACGCGGACACCTTCGGTGAGGGAGGGAGCGGGACGGGGGCGTACTACCTGGCGTCGGCGTTCGACGAAATCTACCTCCAGCCCTCGGGGGACGTGTCGGTGGTGGGGGCGGCCATCGAGACGCCGTTCGCGCGCGAGGCGTTCGCGAAGCTGGGGGTGAAGCCGAGGATTGGACAGCGCTACGAGTACAAGAACGCGGTGAACACGTACACGGAGCAGACGTACACGCCGGAGCACCGTGAGGCGACGGAGCGGTTCCTGACGAGCATGTTCGGGCAGATGGTGAAGGGGGTGGCGGAGGACCGGAAGCTGAGCGAGGAGCAGGTGAAGGCGGCGATCGACGCGGCGCCGCTGTTGGGGAAGGCGGCGGTGGAGGCGAAGCTGGTGGACGGGCTGATGTACCGCGACGAGGTGTACGCGAAGGTGAAGGAGGAGGCGGGGAAGGAGGCGCGGCTGCTGTACCTGGAGAAGTACCTGGAGAGGGCGGGGAGGCCGAACACGACGGGGCCGACGGTGGCGCTCATCTACGGGGCGGGAGGGATTGCGCGGGGCAAGAGCTCGACGAACCCCATGTCGGGAGAGGTGACGATGGGGAGCGAGTCGGTGGCGGCGGCGTTCCGGAAGGCGGCGGAGGACGACAAGGTGAAGGCGATCATCTTCCGGGTGGACAGCCCGGGAGGGAGCTACGTGGCGAGCGACACGGTGAGGCGGGAGGTGCAGAGGGCGAGGGAGAAGGGCAAGCCGGTGATCGTGACGATGGGGACGTACGCGGCGAGCGGTGGGTATTTCGTGTCGATGGACGCGGACAAGATTGTCGCGCAGCCGGGGACGCTGACGGGGAGCATCGGGGTGTTCGGGGGGAAGATGGTGACGGCGGACCTGTGGGAGAAGCTGGGGGTGAACTGGGAGCCGTTGGGGGTGGGGAAGAACGCGACGATGTACAGCACGGATCTGGACTTCACGCCGGAGCAGCTGGCGAAGAACGACGCGTTCCTGGACCGTGTGTACGAGGACTTCACGGCGAAGGCGGCGGAGGGGAGGAAGATGCCGGTGGAGAAGCTGCGCGAGGTGGCGAAGGGGCGGGTGTGGACGGGGGAGGACGCGAAGGAGAGGGGGCTGGTGGACGAGCTGGGTGGGTACGCGGTGGCGCTGAAGCTGGCGAAGGAAGCGGCGAAGCTGGAGGGTGGGGTGAAGGTGGAGACGTTCCCGCGAAAGAAGAGCCCGGCGGAGGTGCTGTCGGAGCTGCTGGGCCAGCAGAAGGAGGAGAGCAGCGACGACGAGGGGACGGGAGTGAAGGTGACGGCGCCGTGGGAGCCGGTGTTGGAGCAGACGCGAGCGCTGTACCAGCTGGGGGTGAAGCTGGGGGTGGTGAGCGAGAAGCGTCAAGTGCTGTCGGCGCCGGTGCCCGACACCACCTGGTAG
- a CDS encoding alpha/beta fold hydrolase translates to MDDILSLAVQTPSPVPFAEPVPVRVHTVQGAEDVSLRVYDAGDFYGPPLLFIHGFSQCHLAWHRQFQSALGLGFRLVAVDLRGHGHSDKPRGVYGDGRLWADDLQAVISGLGLERPLLVAWSYGGIVVSDYLRHYGQEGISGINFVSSMVKSGSEEAFGLLAPEMLGLIPGLFAQDEATSHPTLERFVSLLHHLPVPQETRNTVLAYTRHVPPHVREALGSRVVDNDDVLHRLTLPVLVSHGLEDRVVRPESGRHIASVVPGAQVSLYSGIGHSPFWEDARRFNRELAAFAARCW, encoded by the coding sequence ATGGACGACATCCTCTCACTCGCAGTGCAGACGCCTTCTCCGGTTCCCTTCGCCGAGCCCGTCCCGGTCCGCGTCCACACCGTCCAGGGCGCCGAGGACGTCTCGCTCCGCGTATACGACGCGGGCGACTTCTACGGGCCTCCCCTCCTCTTCATCCACGGCTTCTCCCAGTGCCACCTGGCCTGGCACCGGCAGTTCCAGAGCGCTCTCGGCCTGGGCTTCCGTCTGGTCGCCGTGGACCTGCGCGGCCATGGCCACTCGGACAAGCCCCGCGGCGTCTATGGCGACGGGCGGCTGTGGGCCGATGACCTCCAGGCCGTCATCTCCGGGCTCGGCCTGGAGCGGCCCCTGCTCGTCGCCTGGTCCTACGGTGGCATCGTCGTCTCCGACTACCTGCGCCACTACGGCCAGGAGGGCATTTCCGGCATCAACTTCGTCTCCTCCATGGTGAAGAGCGGCTCCGAGGAGGCCTTCGGGTTGCTCGCCCCCGAGATGCTCGGGCTCATCCCCGGGCTCTTCGCCCAGGACGAGGCCACCAGCCACCCCACCCTCGAGCGCTTCGTCTCGCTGCTCCACCACCTGCCCGTGCCGCAGGAGACCCGGAACACCGTGCTCGCCTACACCCGGCACGTGCCCCCGCATGTGCGCGAGGCGCTCGGCTCGCGCGTGGTGGACAATGACGACGTGCTGCACCGCCTCACCCTCCCCGTGCTCGTCTCGCATGGGCTGGAGGACCGCGTCGTGCGCCCCGAGTCCGGCCGCCACATCGCCTCCGTCGTGCCCGGCGCCCAGGTGTCGCTCTACTCCGGCATCGGCCACTCGCCCTTCTGGGAGGACGCACGCAGGTTCAACCGCGAGCTGGCCGCCTTCGCCGCCCGGTGCTGGTAG
- a CDS encoding imm11 family protein, protein MGRFFDLDDDRRSHDRWHLRSPIDERGDEIDPWQFDEGRRIEPWGMTRFPVKPDGRELDFTMAAFSIPVVHGRVVQLFERLGVQEVQFLPVQVEGHPGAWFILNPLRIIRCIDDARCREVRYWKPEDGQPEKVGQYRVVSGMRIDPAKVGDARIFRPWGWTVALIVSEDLKEALEREGLTGTKFTEV, encoded by the coding sequence ATGGGCCGATTTTTCGACCTGGATGACGACAGGCGTTCCCACGATCGCTGGCACTTGAGGAGCCCCATCGACGAGCGCGGGGATGAAATCGACCCCTGGCAGTTCGACGAAGGCAGACGAATCGAGCCCTGGGGAATGACCCGCTTCCCCGTGAAACCCGATGGGCGGGAGCTGGACTTCACCATGGCCGCGTTCTCCATCCCCGTGGTCCACGGCCGCGTCGTTCAGCTCTTCGAACGTCTGGGCGTCCAGGAAGTCCAATTCCTCCCCGTTCAGGTGGAGGGCCATCCTGGAGCCTGGTTCATCCTCAATCCCCTGAGAATCATCCGCTGCATCGATGACGCCCGATGCAGGGAGGTGCGCTACTGGAAACCCGAAGATGGCCAACCGGAGAAGGTGGGTCAGTACCGGGTCGTCTCGGGCATGCGCATCGACCCCGCGAAGGTAGGGGATGCACGCATCTTCCGCCCCTGGGGTTGGACGGTGGCCCTCATCGTCTCCGAGGACCTCAAGGAGGCCCTGGAGCGCGAGGGCCTCACGGGCACGAAGTTCACCGAGGTGTGA
- a CDS encoding AHH domain-containing protein, whose amino-acid sequence MRTPLALPHIAVALLLLLPLSCATTPDEAPGGVRPGAQPRVVRTSELPGGRLRLSFEPVPPDPALERLHVQEARAVLAALYDALPAKEKSRPRLVLASTGTNPDPQWELRLREEYLSRYGPPLLPLPESVENSPLFLALKLSPRYMGEGVREAAAELFRSPVFLASVALSVLVYFAAWLAPEPLFTKAFAATLTVVLALTVGVLELTQLARACVRLYQETQAARTVGELEAAAEHFGRALGGTALRVLMLVASAGVAKGLPQVPKGGLGSLLPPRFALEGGATLVGASEVRMVADGTVLVTGVAAGTAAARAGAAGSACTDGSQKQDGYQWHHLATNKNDSSPLNGGPWTPQVETIFAKAGMSLDAAENLVYLKGHKGPHPEEYHMEVYRRLRSAVAQCRSQPQCRGLLVESLRELADEVCTPGSHLHRLATRRVDG is encoded by the coding sequence ATGAGGACTCCCCTCGCGTTGCCACACATCGCCGTGGCCCTGTTGCTCCTTCTGCCCCTCTCGTGCGCCACGACACCGGATGAAGCCCCGGGCGGCGTACGCCCGGGGGCGCAGCCCAGGGTGGTGAGAACGAGCGAGCTGCCCGGAGGCAGGTTGCGGCTCTCCTTCGAGCCGGTACCTCCCGACCCTGCCCTGGAGCGGCTGCACGTGCAGGAGGCGAGAGCAGTGCTCGCGGCGCTGTACGACGCCCTGCCCGCGAAGGAGAAGTCCCGGCCGCGGCTCGTCCTGGCCTCAACCGGGACGAATCCAGACCCACAGTGGGAGCTGCGCTTGAGGGAGGAGTACCTGTCCAGGTACGGCCCGCCCCTGCTGCCCCTGCCAGAGTCTGTCGAGAACAGCCCCCTCTTCCTGGCCCTGAAGCTCTCTCCCCGCTACATGGGCGAGGGCGTGCGCGAGGCGGCCGCGGAGCTGTTCCGCTCGCCCGTCTTCCTGGCCAGCGTGGCCCTCTCGGTGCTGGTGTACTTCGCGGCGTGGCTGGCACCCGAGCCACTCTTCACCAAGGCCTTCGCGGCGACGCTGACGGTGGTGCTGGCGCTGACGGTGGGCGTGCTGGAGCTCACCCAACTCGCACGGGCCTGCGTGCGGCTGTACCAGGAGACGCAAGCCGCCCGGACGGTGGGAGAGCTCGAAGCGGCGGCGGAACACTTCGGCAGGGCCCTGGGAGGCACGGCGCTGCGGGTGCTGATGCTGGTGGCGAGCGCGGGAGTGGCCAAGGGGCTGCCGCAGGTGCCCAAGGGCGGCCTGGGCTCGCTGCTGCCGCCCCGGTTCGCCCTGGAGGGAGGCGCGACACTGGTGGGCGCATCGGAGGTGCGGATGGTGGCCGACGGCACCGTCCTCGTCACCGGAGTAGCGGCGGGTACGGCTGCGGCCAGGGCCGGCGCGGCGGGCAGCGCCTGCACCGATGGCTCCCAGAAGCAGGACGGCTACCAGTGGCACCACCTCGCCACCAACAAGAACGACAGCTCGCCGCTGAACGGCGGCCCGTGGACGCCGCAGGTCGAGACAATCTTCGCGAAGGCGGGGATGAGCCTGGATGCAGCGGAAAACCTCGTCTACCTCAAGGGACACAAAGGCCCGCATCCAGAGGAGTACCACATGGAAGTGTACCGCAGGCTCAGGAGTGCGGTCGCACAATGCCGTTCCCAACCGCAGTGTCGTGGCCTGCTGGTTGAGTCCTTGAGAGAGCTGGCGGATGAGGTATGCACTCCAGGTTCACACCTCCACCGTCTGGCAACCAGAAGGGTGGATGGATAG
- a CDS encoding imm11 family protein, with translation MSKYYELRDDRRHPGRWHLGSPIDERGLELNPWQFFKGRPLEWEGRHRFPLDVPGHPLDFSWAAFSIPVVHGRFVQLFEHLGVQEVQFLPVQVEGHPGPWFILNTLRTLRCIDDARCEEVRHWQPEDGQPEKVGRYRSVTGLRIDPAKVEGARIFRTWGWSLALIISEDLKEALEREGLTGTKFTEV, from the coding sequence ATGTCCAAGTACTACGAACTACGGGACGACAGGCGTCATCCGGGGAGATGGCATCTCGGCAGCCCCATCGACGAACGGGGGCTGGAGCTGAATCCCTGGCAGTTCTTCAAGGGCAGGCCTCTGGAGTGGGAAGGGAGGCATCGATTCCCGCTCGATGTACCGGGACACCCACTGGACTTCAGCTGGGCCGCCTTCAGCATCCCCGTGGTTCACGGTCGCTTCGTCCAACTCTTCGAACATCTGGGCGTCCAGGAAGTCCAGTTCCTCCCCGTCCAGGTGGAGGGCCATCCTGGACCCTGGTTCATCCTCAATACCCTGCGGACCCTCCGCTGCATCGATGACGCCCGATGCGAGGAAGTGCGGCACTGGCAGCCAGAGGATGGTCAACCGGAGAAGGTGGGAAGGTATCGCTCCGTCACGGGACTGCGCATCGACCCGGCGAAAGTCGAAGGAGCCCGCATCTTCCGCACCTGGGGCTGGTCGCTCGCCCTCATCATCTCGGAAGACCTCAAGGAGGCCCTGGAGCGCGAGGGCCTCACGGGCACGAAGTTCACCGAGGTGTGA
- a CDS encoding DUF6968 family protein, whose amino-acid sequence MATRAKRPVTKKKDAQSRPLGTVIAERSLTIVGQGDSLARIRVGKPRKDRATNDYFCPFILLGVGEQKVRQAWGIDSMQALQNALQAIRIELASHADDLRWEGGQDGWLGFSQTLPDLFGPKFTRRLERLVGRETDRFARTLEAANQPIKRLVGGKRVTITKSRH is encoded by the coding sequence ATGGCCACAAGAGCGAAAAGACCCGTCACGAAGAAGAAGGACGCCCAGTCCCGCCCGTTGGGGACCGTCATTGCCGAGCGGTCGCTCACGATCGTCGGGCAGGGTGATTCTCTCGCGCGCATCCGGGTTGGGAAGCCGAGGAAGGACCGCGCGACGAACGACTACTTCTGTCCCTTCATCCTGCTGGGAGTCGGCGAACAGAAGGTCCGCCAGGCCTGGGGCATCGATTCCATGCAGGCGCTCCAGAACGCCTTGCAGGCCATCCGCATCGAACTTGCTTCCCATGCCGACGATTTGAGGTGGGAAGGTGGGCAGGACGGCTGGCTGGGATTTTCCCAGACGCTCCCCGACCTCTTTGGTCCGAAGTTCACCCGTCGTCTGGAGAGATTGGTGGGGCGAGAAACGGACCGCTTCGCGCGAACCCTGGAAGCAGCCAATCAACCCATCAAACGGCTGGTCGGAGGGAAACGGGTCACGATAACGAAATCCCGGCACTGA
- a CDS encoding M16 family metallopeptidase → MLLSPRLRLLVAALLLSSAPALAKGPNPPAPAQAAPSPQSKSKPGSLAPFTSVEGITEYRLPNGLRVLLFPDPTKSTVTVNVTYFVGSRHEGYGETGMAHLLEHLLFKGTPTTPNVPQALTQRGARPNGTTWLDRTNYFETLPASDSNLAWALSFEADRMVNSFIAKKDLDSEMTVVRNELERGENDPSNILAQRVMSAAFEWHNYGKTTIGSRADLENVPIDRLQAFYRKYYRPDNAMLVVAGNFEPQKALAEVQKTFGRLRKPSEPIPATYTEEPTQDGERFVTLRRVGDVSALAAVYHVPQGAHPDFAAIDVLTHILGNEPSGRLYKALVETKKAATADAYNFQLHDPGVLSFSAEVREGQSLDAARDTLLKTVEESARTPFTADEVNRAKVALLKSVELMLNNSERAAIQLSEWAAIGDWRLLFLHRDRVEAVTPADVTRVAEQYLKPSNRTLGQFIPTAKPDRAELPPRVDVAAMLQGYKGKGEIAQGEAFDPSPSNIEKRVQRSQAAGLKLALLPKKTRGEMATVVFTLRWGTEKSLWNRADAAEYAGAMLMRGTKKHSRQQLKDAFDQFKARVNVSGRADGANVYVEAPRQHLPKVLELVAEVLREPSFDAKEFALLKEERLAALEAQRSEPSTQASIAYSRALSPYAKGHPYYSDTLEEALAGLKDTTLEQAQSFYRDFYGASQGELAAVGDFDAEALKKQVSELFTGWKSPASYERIVAQPYKPVAQPLSIETPDKANAFFLAGQGLALRDDNADYPALVLGNFMMGGGFLNSRLATRVRQQEGLSYSVSSSLTAGALDPVGTFSSYAIYAPQNASKLEKAMREELEKVLQKGFTPEELEKARAGLLEYRRTGRANDSGLASMLASYLYVGRTLEFDAAFEKRMSELKPEDVRAAMARHLDWKKVLVVKAGDFAGAEKKAKAPVANPPAP, encoded by the coding sequence ATGCTCCTCTCCCCTCGCCTCCGACTCCTCGTCGCGGCCCTCCTCCTCTCCTCCGCTCCCGCTCTCGCCAAGGGGCCCAACCCTCCTGCCCCCGCTCAGGCCGCTCCCTCTCCTCAGAGCAAGTCCAAGCCCGGCTCCCTCGCCCCCTTCACCAGCGTCGAGGGCATCACCGAGTACCGTCTCCCCAACGGCCTCCGCGTCCTCCTCTTCCCAGACCCCACCAAGTCCACCGTCACCGTCAACGTCACCTACTTCGTCGGCTCCCGCCACGAAGGTTACGGTGAGACCGGGATGGCCCACCTCCTCGAACACCTCCTGTTCAAGGGGACCCCCACCACCCCCAACGTGCCCCAGGCCCTCACCCAGCGCGGCGCCCGCCCCAATGGCACCACCTGGCTGGATCGCACCAACTACTTCGAAACCCTCCCCGCCTCCGACTCCAACCTCGCCTGGGCCCTCTCCTTCGAAGCCGACCGCATGGTCAACAGCTTCATCGCCAAGAAGGACCTCGACAGCGAGATGACCGTCGTCCGCAATGAGCTCGAGCGCGGCGAGAACGACCCCTCCAACATCCTCGCCCAGCGCGTCATGAGCGCCGCCTTCGAGTGGCACAACTACGGCAAGACCACCATCGGCTCCCGTGCCGATCTCGAGAACGTCCCCATCGACCGTCTCCAGGCCTTCTACCGGAAGTACTACCGCCCCGATAACGCCATGCTCGTCGTCGCCGGCAACTTCGAGCCCCAGAAGGCCCTCGCCGAGGTCCAGAAGACCTTCGGCCGGCTGCGCAAGCCCTCCGAGCCCATCCCCGCCACCTACACCGAGGAGCCCACCCAGGACGGCGAGCGCTTCGTCACCCTCCGCCGCGTCGGTGACGTCAGTGCCCTCGCCGCCGTCTACCACGTGCCCCAGGGCGCCCACCCCGACTTCGCCGCCATCGACGTCCTCACCCATATCCTCGGCAACGAGCCCTCCGGCCGCCTCTACAAGGCCCTCGTCGAAACCAAGAAGGCCGCCACCGCCGACGCCTACAACTTCCAGCTCCATGACCCCGGCGTCCTCTCCTTCTCCGCCGAGGTCCGCGAGGGTCAGTCCCTCGATGCCGCCCGCGATACCCTCCTGAAGACCGTCGAGGAGTCCGCCCGTACTCCCTTCACCGCCGACGAGGTCAACCGCGCCAAGGTCGCCCTGCTCAAGTCCGTGGAGCTCATGCTCAACAACTCCGAGCGCGCCGCCATCCAGCTCTCCGAGTGGGCCGCCATCGGCGACTGGCGTCTGCTCTTCCTCCACCGCGACCGCGTCGAGGCCGTCACCCCCGCCGACGTCACCCGCGTCGCCGAGCAGTACCTCAAGCCCTCCAACCGCACCCTCGGCCAGTTCATCCCCACCGCGAAGCCCGACCGCGCCGAGCTGCCTCCGCGCGTCGACGTCGCCGCCATGCTCCAGGGCTACAAGGGCAAGGGGGAGATCGCCCAGGGCGAGGCCTTCGATCCCTCTCCCTCCAACATCGAGAAGCGCGTGCAGCGCTCGCAGGCCGCCGGCCTCAAGCTCGCCCTGCTCCCCAAGAAGACCCGCGGTGAGATGGCCACCGTCGTCTTCACCCTGCGCTGGGGCACCGAGAAGTCCCTCTGGAACCGCGCCGATGCCGCCGAGTACGCCGGCGCCATGCTCATGCGCGGCACCAAGAAGCACTCCCGCCAGCAGCTCAAGGACGCCTTCGACCAGTTCAAGGCCCGCGTCAACGTGAGCGGCCGCGCCGATGGTGCCAACGTCTACGTCGAGGCCCCCCGCCAGCACCTCCCCAAGGTGCTCGAGCTGGTCGCCGAGGTGCTCCGCGAGCCCTCCTTCGACGCCAAGGAGTTCGCCCTCCTCAAGGAGGAGCGTCTGGCCGCCCTCGAGGCCCAGCGCAGCGAGCCCAGCACCCAGGCCTCCATCGCCTACTCGCGCGCCCTCTCCCCCTACGCCAAGGGGCACCCCTACTACTCCGATACCCTCGAGGAGGCGCTCGCCGGTCTCAAGGACACCACCCTCGAGCAGGCCCAGTCCTTCTACCGCGACTTCTACGGCGCCTCGCAGGGTGAGCTCGCCGCCGTGGGTGACTTCGACGCCGAGGCCCTCAAGAAGCAGGTCTCCGAGCTGTTCACGGGCTGGAAGAGCCCCGCCTCCTACGAGCGCATCGTCGCCCAGCCCTACAAGCCCGTCGCCCAGCCGCTCTCCATCGAGACGCCCGACAAGGCCAACGCCTTCTTCCTCGCCGGCCAGGGCCTCGCCCTGCGCGATGACAACGCGGACTACCCCGCGCTCGTGCTCGGCAACTTCATGATGGGTGGCGGCTTCCTCAACTCGCGTCTGGCCACGCGCGTGCGCCAGCAGGAGGGCCTGTCCTATAGCGTCAGCAGCTCGCTGACCGCGGGCGCGTTGGACCCCGTGGGCACCTTCTCCTCGTACGCCATCTACGCCCCGCAGAACGCCAGCAAGCTGGAGAAGGCCATGCGCGAGGAGCTCGAGAAGGTGCTGCAGAAGGGCTTCACCCCCGAGGAGCTGGAGAAGGCCCGCGCGGGTCTGCTCGAGTACCGCCGCACCGGCCGCGCCAATGACAGCGGCCTGGCCAGCATGCTCGCCTCGTACCTGTACGTCGGCCGCACGCTGGAGTTCGACGCCGCCTTCGAGAAGCGCATGAGCGAGCTCAAGCCCGAGGACGTGCGCGCCGCCATGGCCCGGCACCTGGACTGGAAGAAGGTGCTGGTGGTCAAGGCCGGTGACTTCGCCGGAGCGGAGAAGAAGGCCAAGGCCCCCGTGGCCAATCCTCCGGCTCCGTAG
- a CDS encoding zinc-binding dehydrogenase, translating into MNTQNQEQGLELRSRVSSQGELELSLARVAIPDPGPDEVVIRVEASPINPSDLGLLLGPADLSTARAGGTAESPVVTATIPQPLLKSLAPRLDKSLPVGNEGAGVVIKAGANARELLGKTVAALGGGMYSQFRLLKASHCLVLPADATPADGASCFVNPLTALGMVETMRREGHKALVHTAAASNLGQMLHKICLKEGIGLVNIVRSPEQVALLRGLGAVHVYDSTSPTFTEDLTRALVETGATLAFDATGGGRLAAQLLTCMEAAANRTATSYSPYGSSIHKQVYIYGKLEPSPIELAGNFGMAWGVGGWLLIPFLEKIGPQAAQKLRERVAAELKTTFASHYAAELSLTEVLRLDMIALYSKRATGKKYLINPNKSK; encoded by the coding sequence ATGAACACCCAGAATCAGGAACAAGGGCTCGAGCTTCGCTCGCGGGTGAGCTCCCAGGGCGAACTGGAGTTGTCACTGGCGCGGGTCGCGATACCGGACCCGGGTCCCGACGAGGTCGTCATCCGGGTCGAAGCCTCGCCGATCAATCCCTCGGACCTGGGCCTGCTGCTGGGCCCGGCCGACCTGTCCACGGCCCGGGCCGGAGGAACGGCGGAAAGTCCCGTGGTCACGGCGACCATTCCGCAGCCGCTGCTGAAGTCCCTGGCGCCGCGGCTGGACAAGTCCCTGCCCGTGGGCAACGAGGGCGCCGGCGTGGTGATCAAGGCGGGCGCCAATGCCCGGGAGCTGCTCGGCAAGACCGTGGCCGCGCTGGGGGGCGGCATGTACTCCCAATTCCGGTTGCTCAAGGCGTCCCATTGCCTGGTCCTGCCGGCGGACGCGACTCCGGCCGACGGCGCTTCTTGCTTCGTCAACCCGCTGACGGCGCTGGGCATGGTCGAGACCATGCGTCGAGAGGGTCACAAGGCGCTGGTGCACACGGCCGCCGCCTCCAACCTCGGGCAGATGCTCCACAAGATCTGCCTCAAGGAGGGCATCGGGCTGGTGAACATCGTCCGGAGCCCGGAGCAGGTGGCGCTCCTGCGCGGCCTCGGTGCGGTCCATGTGTATGACAGCACCTCGCCCACGTTCACGGAGGATCTGACCAGGGCCCTGGTGGAAACCGGCGCCACGCTCGCGTTCGACGCCACCGGTGGCGGGCGGCTCGCCGCGCAGCTCCTGACCTGCATGGAAGCCGCGGCCAACCGCACCGCCACCTCCTACAGTCCTTACGGCTCATCCATCCACAAGCAGGTCTACATCTACGGCAAACTCGAGCCGAGCCCGATCGAGCTCGCGGGCAACTTCGGCATGGCCTGGGGGGTGGGCGGCTGGCTGCTGATTCCGTTCCTGGAGAAGATTGGACCCCAGGCCGCGCAGAAGCTGCGGGAGCGGGTGGCAGCCGAGCTGAAGACCACTTTCGCCAGTCATTACGCCGCGGAGCTCTCGCTGACCGAGGTGCTGCGGCTCGACATGATCGCCCTCTACAGCAAGCGCGCCACCGGCAAGAAGTACTTGATCAATCCCAACAAGTCGAAGTGA
- a CDS encoding class I SAM-dependent methyltransferase — translation MHQGSPPRLVAGSKMPGWMRHFGRPEGLLGAIAGRLMAWKNRGRSLSVLELVDPRPGERILEIGFGPGVDIHRVSRIAAFVAGVDRSEVMLRQARRRNAEAIRAGRVELHAGEACSLAFPDGSFDKAFSINSAQFWPEPFAVTRELHRVLEPGGRLVLAVQPRSSGANARTSQETAVELAALLRASGFQDVTPELRPAGGVPIACAIATKASILD, via the coding sequence GTGCACCAGGGCTCCCCTCCACGGCTCGTCGCGGGCTCGAAGATGCCCGGCTGGATGCGCCACTTCGGCAGGCCAGAGGGGCTGCTGGGCGCGATCGCCGGCCGGCTCATGGCCTGGAAGAACCGCGGGCGCAGCCTGTCGGTGCTCGAGTTGGTGGACCCGCGCCCTGGCGAGCGCATCCTGGAGATTGGCTTCGGCCCGGGTGTCGACATCCACCGCGTCAGCCGCATCGCCGCCTTCGTCGCCGGAGTGGACCGATCCGAGGTCATGCTGCGGCAGGCCAGGCGCCGCAATGCCGAGGCCATCCGCGCCGGCAGGGTCGAGCTGCACGCCGGAGAGGCCTGTTCACTCGCCTTTCCGGATGGCTCCTTCGACAAGGCCTTCTCCATCAACTCCGCGCAGTTCTGGCCCGAGCCCTTCGCCGTCACCCGGGAGCTCCACCGCGTCCTCGAGCCGGGTGGACGCCTCGTGCTCGCGGTGCAACCCCGCTCGAGTGGAGCCAACGCGCGGACCTCCCAGGAGACGGCCGTGGAGCTCGCCGCGCTGCTGAGGGCCAGCGGGTTCCAGGACGTCACCCCGGAGCTCCGGCCCGCGGGTGGGGTGCCCATCGCCTGCGCCATCGCGACGAAGGCGTCGATTTTGGATTGA